The Synchiropus splendidus isolate RoL2022-P1 chromosome 5, RoL_Sspl_1.0, whole genome shotgun sequence DNA window AGTTTCATAGTTCAATGTCACATCAGGGAAAGTTGTCATGGCGAATATTGTTCCAACGACCGTTCTAAATTCAAACTTGGCTTTCAACAGAGGAGAGAAATAATCATCTAGTTTTGAAGGAGACCAGCATTAGGTGAAGCAAGCCTGAACTTTACTCTTGATAGTGATGAATTGCTGAAGTTGTTTTCTCACGTtaagaaaaatacagaaaaaccaTCACAATTACCAAAGCCATACTGTTAAGTTGTGTTACCCACAAATCAAAtcaacagtttggatttgaactgaAGAGTAGGATTTAATGtgagaaaatacaaatgcaCACACCGGTCAAAAGAGCTGGTACCACGTCTGAATTCTTCCTGAACATATACGGATCTAATGGAGCAAGTTCATGCTTCCTCGAGCTCCACCAGCACACCATCACAGTCTTTAGGGTGGAGGAACATCACTGGCTTTCCATGAGCTCCGATCCGGGGCTCGGCTGATAGAGTTCTGATGTTTTTGGCTTTGAGGTCCGCTATTGCTGCATTGATGTTGTCAACCTGTAAAACGGAAGTCACATAAATCTCCTTCACATAAAACCCAACATCATACCAGTGATCATACCATACATACAAAGACACTTGGTGAATAAGTCTTTGGTGTGAATTGTTACAACACAATTACCAAATATCTCAACATTTGACAAATAGGGCACAGAGCCACACTGGCACATCCCTCACCTCGATGCAGATGTGGTGCATGCCACCAGCCTTGTTCTTCTGCAGGAAGCCAGCAATTGGACTCTTGTCGCCGAGGGGATGGAGCAGCTCTAGCTTTGTGTTGCCCAACTCCACAAACACAGTGTACACACCATGTTCCGGGAGGGGCACTTTCTCACTTACTGTGGCTCCCAAAGTGTCTCGATACAATGCTGTGGCCTTGTCTATGTCAGGCACAGCGATGGCGATGTGGTTCAGCCTTCCAAGCTTCCACAGAGAGCCGGGAAGGCCTTGGTGGAGGGCGGCTGTTGTCGAGTGCATTCTCAGCAGGCGGCAACATCTGGGAAGACCTGCAGCTGAAATAAGtccatcaatatatatatatatatatatatatatatatatatatatatatatatttatttatttttttagttctgCTGATAGATGACGCCAAAACCAACATCTACTATTTAACCGAAATTATACTAGTCATTGATCCAGTCTATTTTGggaatttcctgttgatattgGTTAAATATCACGACTGTCTATTGTCTGGTGAACTATAGCAACATAGATCCTCTCGTGTAACTGTCAATAAACTGTGAAATTATCAACGATAAATGTCTTGAACTGAATACTGTCCAACGTTCTTTAATTTTGCAACAACTGCACTTACATAATGCACATCTCATTGCAATGTGAGACAGATATGCAgacaaaaaacaatacaaacttTTACAATTGCATCGATATACGTAACTATGATCGCAGGACATATGCATGCAAAACCAAGAGTCTAGTTATGAATGTTCTTGACGTCAAACCTGGATCATTTTTGATTTCCCGACACTCGATTATCACTTCTAAAAGTAAAATAGGATTCGAACTAAAAGCAAAGTGTTTCGAACGGTACCTACCCACAACCTTCAACATTGTAGACGCCATTTTCAAGCCCCGGAACCAAACGCAGATCGAGTGTTTCTCGTGGAGCCTGTTTACCTGCAACGCCGGGATCCACACATGTGAGGGTAATCATGGCGAAGGAAGACACGTTAAATATGTTAGAAGAGTGTTTTAAGAAGTTaaaccacaacacaacaaacccGGAGGATTTTCTGAGGTACGCCCAATTTATTTTCCGTGcgacatttatttttgtccaaTGTCAATTTTAAAGGAATAACGAACTAGCTTGATGCTAACGGCTAGCTTCACCTATGCGATAAACTTGTTCTGTTGTCTGGTATCTGTAGCACACGGAGTGTATTCCCCACTGTACAAAAGAATGAATTATGTTACCTTGAATTCGTCGCTCTCATTGCTTGACTACTTTTGCAGCCTCCAGAATGAAGTGGCCGCTGACTTCACATCGATTACCAAAAGCCTCTATGACCTGCACAAATCACAGGAGCCCGGTGGTTTTAACGCCAGTCCCCTGGCAAAGCTTGTGGTGGAACATTTTGATGAGGAGCAAATTTGGCAGGAGCTTGAGCTGCAAAACGCTGCTGTCCTTAAACGCTTTAAAATTGCAGTAGAAAGTGCATTGTCAGATGAGGCATTGGGAATGT harbors:
- the mcee gene encoding methylmalonyl-CoA epimerase, mitochondrial isoform X1, yielding MITLTCVDPGVAGKQAPRETLDLRLVPGLENGVYNVEGCGCCRLLRMHSTTAALHQGLPGSLWKLGRLNHIAIAVPDIDKATALYRDTLGATVSEKVPLPEHGVYTVFVELGNTKLELLHPLGDKSPIAGFLQKNKAGGMHHICIEVDNINAAIADLKAKNIRTLSAEPRIGAHGKPVMFLHPKDCDGVLVELEEA
- the mcee gene encoding methylmalonyl-CoA epimerase, mitochondrial isoform X2, which gives rise to MASTMLKVVAAGLPRCCRLLRMHSTTAALHQGLPGSLWKLGRLNHIAIAVPDIDKATALYRDTLGATVSEKVPLPEHGVYTVFVELGNTKLELLHPLGDKSPIAGFLQKNKAGGMHHICIEVDNINAAIADLKAKNIRTLSAEPRIGAHGKPVMFLHPKDCDGVLVELEEA